The Bacillota bacterium genomic sequence GCCGCCCACCATCCCCTCCAGGCCCAGGCGACGCAAGTAACGGCGGAACATGACCGCGGCATTCTCGTCGGGAGCCAGCACCGCCACCCCTTCCCCGAAAAGGGGAGCCAGGGCCAGGGCCGTCTCGCCTGCACCCAGCACCGGACAGGCGAGGAGTTCGCGGCCAGGGGCCAGGCCGGGGTCAGCGCAGCAGTTGATGACCACGGCGTCATAGACGTCTCTGCCCGGGCCCCGTTCCGGTGCCCGGCCCGCCTCCGCCAGGACGTCCAGCAACGCCGCTACCCCGTACTCGGCCTCCACTAGCCTGGTCTCCGTGTCCACCGCCGGGGGCCCGTACGTCAGGCTGGCCACCCGTACCTCGTCCCCGGGTGCAACGAGGGAGCGGAGGTATGCCTCGTCCTGGGCGTCCCAGGTGTCCGTCCCCACGGGATTGACAAAAAGGTACCTAGCCACACTCGTCCCCCCAGTACCGGCCCCTCCCCGGCCTTGCGTCACCCTGCCCGCTCACGCCACCCGGACATCCCGGCCAGCACTCCGTCGCGCAGGATGACCTCCCCGTCCAGGAAAAGGGTAGGTGTCATGATGATGCCGTCGACGTGCAGGGGAACCTGCACGTGCCCGCCCATGCTGGCGTTGTCCCCGAAGGCCACGTGAACCGTACCCAGGACTTTTTCGTCCTCGAGCACGTTCCCGCTCACCGTGGCCAGGTCGTTGGTGCCGATCCCCAGTTCCGCCAGGTTGGCAGCTCCCTCTCCCACCTCTTCCAGCAGCCGCCTCAGTTCCGCGGCCACCCGGCCGCCCTCGATCCGCACCGCGCGGCCACCTTCCAGCCATATCCGCACGGGTTGGTCCACCCGCTCGTCCAGCAGAGATCCATCGATCACCACCACACCCTCGGCCGTGCCCTCCACCGGGGCGATGTAGGCCTCTCCGGCGGGCAGGTTCCCGAAGCTCCCGGGGGTCAGGTAAAGCCCGGTGTCGGCATGACCCACCCGCCCGGCCAGGGACATGGTGACGTCGGTACCACCGGCACTCACGATGCGCGCCCTCCCCGCCCGGGTGAGGAGGTCGGCCAGCACCGTCGCCCGCCGGGCCACCAGGTGGTAGTCGGCGGGGAGCACCCTGGCCATCATATCCGCCGTTATCCCCGGCATGGAGGCGACGCGGGCCCCGCGCGCACAGGCCTCCCGTCGGGCGGAAGTGTGGGACAGGGAAAAGGTGGTGGGCATCACCACCACGTGGGCGTGCGCCATGGCAGCGGCCACCGCGGGGGGTGGTTCCTCCCCGTCCCGGTTGCGCACCTCCATGAGCACCAGGACCGGCTCCGCACCCATTTCCCGGGCGGCCAGCCGAAATGCCTCCCCCAATTCGCGGCGGGGCGCGTCGCAGACCACCGCCACCACCTCGCCCGGCTTCACCCCCAGGCACACCTGCAGGGCGCGGCGAGCTCCTGCCATTACGTCCCCCGCATCCATATCCCTCACCCGCCCCGCGCGGCTCTGGCCAGATCCTCCAGTTCCGGGCCCACCACCCGGCCCCGGTCCAGGATCTGGACCCCATCCAGCCACACGGACGAATTGAGGCATATGCCGTCGCAGTGCGAGGCGGCCCGGATGCCGTCGGGCGGGACATCAATGGGGCTCATGTAACCGATGCCCCACTCCGTGCACCCCCACACCCGCTCGTCTTCCAGTACGTTTCCCGTGAGCCTGGCCCCAGGATTAAACCCGTAGCAGACGTGGCCGAGCCGGAACATATTGGGGTCCCGGAAGGATTCCAGCCAGGCCCGGAACTCCTCCGCCTGGGGGCCACCCGTGATGGAGACTATGCGCCCCTCCCGTACCTCCAGGAAAATCGGCGCCTTGAGGATGCCCAGGGGCGGGCACAGTGACCCGTCGAACACGATGGTTCCTTCCACCGTTTCCAGCCGGGGGGACCAGCCCACCTGCCCGGCCAGCATCCACACCCCGGGGGTAGACGCGTCTCCCCAGTCACAACTGATGGAGTGGTCCGGCCCCACGTTCTGGAATGACACCTCCGTGCCGGCAGGGGTGGTGATGCGAACGTGGGTGGCCCGGGAGGTCAGGTCGCGGACCTTCTCCAGGAAGCGACGCAGGGCGGCCATGTCCACGCGACCGATGGCCCTCACCATGAGGTCCGCAGTCATGCCGCACAGGCACAGGTAGCGCAGTTCCGGGTTGGCGGCCGTAGCATGCTCGTAGACCCCCGAATACAGCAGCCACTGGTGGTTGTACTCCACCCAGACCCGGGAGGATGCCACCGCCCGGGCCAGAGCTTCTACGGGAAGGTCGGGGTCGGCCGCCTTACCCACCCCGCGGGGAGTCGCCACTTTCAGGACCAGGGGCTTGCCCCCCGAATCCAGCACCGCCGCGGCCGTGGCCCGCACCACTTCCTCGTCACTCAGCGTGTCCGCCGTGATTGCCACCACTTCCCCCGGCTTGACCCGCAGGGACTCCCGTACCAGCTTCCCGGCGGCCGCGCTCAACTCAAATTCGTAGGCGCCCATCGGCATCACCCATCCTCGCGTCGGCCATCTCTCCCAAGCCGTGACACCGGCACAGCTCCTCCACCGGCACGTATGCGGCCTCGAGCCCCAGGTACCGCGGTCCCAGCACCTCCAGCCCCCGGGCCGTACGCCACTTGCCCGGGGCGGGGAACACTACCACTGCCACCTCCCTGCCAGCCGGGATGGCGGGGTTCAGCACGGGCTGGCCGTCCTCCTCCCCCAGCAGGGATATGAGGTCGGGGATCGTGGCCACCACGGTCCCATCCAGCCGGGCCACCATGTGCTCGTTGCGGAACGTCACCTCCAGTGTTCTTCCCTGGTAGGGCCCGGAGCCCGCCACCGCCACCTCACCTTCCGTCAGGCCCCCCGCGATCCGGAAGGTGCTGTCCGCCACCACCGCGCCCCGGAATATAACCATGCCTCCGCCGGCCCGGGCGGCAGCCGTGGCCGGGTCCATCCCCCCGCTCCTGGCCGCCCGCAGGGCGGCCCCTACCGCCCGGGCTCTGCTCAGCGTCCCCGCCAGGAGTGACTGCCTGGCCACTGCCGCCGGCACCGGGTGGTCGGCCACCCCGGCCCGGTTACCACTGGCCACCGCGAAAGCCCGGGCTATGGCCTCGGCCCGGAAGTCATCAGCCACCTTCTCCACGATGGCCACGTCGCCGGACCCGCTGGCCAGAGCCAGCGGGGCGATGGGCACACCATCCAGGTAGAACGTGGAATGGTACAGCTCGGGCACCGCCCTTCCCGCCGGGTCGGCGTCCACGACGGGCCTCCCCATGGCCCAGGCCACGGCCAGGGCAGCCGCCGTGTTCCCACCCCCCAACTCCGTCGGCACCACGCCGGCGATGGGGTGGCCCAGGAATCTCTCCAGGGCACGCACGGCCACCAGGGGCTCGTAGCTTTCCGAAACCGGGCCGTCCCCGGGGGTACCCGCCTCCGCTGTATCTGCCTCCCCACCTTGGGCGGGGGCGACGGCACCCACGAAATACGGGCAGGCCAGCAGGTCGCCGTCGGCGAGTTCGTCCAGGTCCACCATCCACACCGGGCCGAACTGCCGGTAACACCTGCGCGCCAGGGCAAGGCCGCTCTCCAGGTGGCCCCCACCACCCGTGGCCAGGACGGCACAGCCCACCAGCAGATCTTCTACTTCTTCCCACTGCAGTTCACGCACGAATCTCCCCCCAGCCGGCGTACCCACCGGGCAGCCGTACCCCTACCCCTGCCGGGCGAACCGGCCGGGATCCCAGTCCACGTCGAACCCGAAGAAGCGGGGAACCAGGATGCCCAGCCCCCGCTCGTTGAGCCACTCCCGGGGAGCGGGGAATCCGACCACCGCCACCTCCGTCCCCGCCGGAGCATGAGGATTGAGGATCGGGCTGCCGTCTTCCTGGCGGAGCACGCAAATGAGATCGGGGACGGTGACGTCCACGTGCCCGTCCTTCCAGGAGATGATGTTCTCGTTCTTGAACCAGATCCGGTACCTGCTACCCGCCCAAGCGCCGGTACCCTCGAGTTCCATCTCCCCGAACAGGAAACCCTCCCTGTCTTCCCAGCGGGGATCGGTGCGCACCACACCTCGGAACAGGAGTTCCCCTCCCCCGGTCCGCACCACCGCCTCCACGGGATCCCGGCCCGCCTCCCAGGCTTCGCGCCGCGCCCGTCCCACCGCCAGGGCCCGCGTCAGTGCCCCCGGGATCACCCCGCCCGCCCGCAACTGCCCCACCCGGGCGGGGTGATCCGCCGTAGCCACCATCCCCCCGCTGGCCACGGCGACGGCCCGCACCAGGTCTTCCGCCCGGAAATCGTCCACCACCCGCTCAATGACCATGGGCTCCCCGAAATCGGTGCACAGGGCCAGCGGGTAGATAGGCAGCCCCTGCAGGTAGTACGTGGAGAACTGCAGGTCGGGAACAGCCCGCCCCGCGGCATCGGCGTCCAGCAGGGGAATCCCCGCCCGGGCGGCCACGGCCATCCCCACCGCCGTGTTAAGCCCGCCGTACTCAATGGACACCAGGGCAGTAAACGGACGGCCCAGGTGCCGCTCCAGGGCGCGCATGGCCAGGTATGCGGGCGGCTCTTGGGGCCGTGGCAACCGGGCGAAACGGGCAGATGCCTCCGGGCTTTTGGGGGCCGTGGAACCCGTGAAGTACACCGAGCACGTAGAGGCGTCATCCGGCAACTCCTGTGGCGAGGCCAACCAGAATACCCGTCCCGCCTCGTGCTCGCGCCGCACCATCTCCCACCCCAGGGAGGGATCTCCCCCGCCGCCGGTGGCGAGCAGGGCACAACCATCCAGCACGTCCCTGGCTTCCTGGATCTCCAGCTTGCGCAACGAAGACCACCCCCAGGGAGGCTACTTTGCCTCCTCGCGATAACAGTCGTACCACCACACCACGTGCGGATAGGCCGGGTTGTCTACGAAGCCTTTCAGCGACGCCGCCACGGGCCGCACGTACTCCAGGTCGTAAAGGAACAGGGCAGCTGCGTCTTCCACCAGGATCTTCTGCGCCTGCACGTACTTGGCGATGGCCTGTTGCCGGTCGATGCCGGAAACCCGGCGCCCCTCCTCGATGAGCCGGTCGTACTCGGGATTCTTGTAGTAGCTCAGGTTGAAGACGATTTCGGGCTCGGAGTGGAAGAGGTTGACCAGGAAGCTGTACGGATCGGCGTAATCAGGCCACCAGTAAAAGAGGAAGATGTCCTGACGCTTCTGGGGGTCCGGATTCTTGGCGAGTTCCCACTGCTGCTCCCAGTTCATGACCCGGATGTCCAGACCGATGCCGAGCTCGGCGAAGGAGGCCTTCATGAGTTCCGCCACCCTGCGCTCCTGGTCGTCCCCGCTGGTGTACGTAAGCGTCAGCTTCAACCCGCCCTTGCCGTAGCCGGCTTTGTCCAGCAGGGCACGGGCCTTGGCCGGGTCGTACGTGTACTGGGGCACTTCCTCGGAGTAGCCCCACAACCCCTTGGGCACTGGCCCCCGGGCCTGGGAGGCGTAACCGAGCATGACCGTGGAGATGATGTCCCGGTAAGGCACGGCGTACGAGATGGCCCGCCGGACATCCGGGTTGTTCAGCGGCTTCTTCTCCGTATTCAGCATCCCCAGGAGGTTCTGGAAGGAGGGAGTCACCACCACCTTGACCTTGGGATTCTTCTGCAGGTCGGCGATTTGATCCAGGGGAAGCTGGTTGGTGTAGTCAGCCTGTCCCGCCTCGATCATCTGCCGGCGCGTGGTAGGTTCGGTAACCTGCTTGAACACCACCTTGTCGAAGTGCTTACCTTCCCACCCTCCCCAGTAGTCGGGGAACTTGGTGAGCACCAGGTCCCCGGCCTTCTCGTAGCTCTCCAGCATGTAAGGACCCGTGCCCGCTTCATGCCCGGCCGCGAACCAATCCTCCCCATGCTCCTTCACCGCCTGGGGGTCGAATATATGGGCTCCGTACCCCGAAGAAACGACCAGGTCAAGCGGAGCCGGGTACTTCAGCTTAAACACCACCGTGTACTGGTCGGGCACCTCTATCCTGTCGACGGAATCCCATATGAAGGACGCCCCCTTCCCCCGCTGGATGGTGCGTTCGATGGAGTACTTCACGGCATGGGCGTCCATGGCATTGCCGGTGTGGAACTTCACACCCTTGCGGATGTGGAACGTCCATTCCAGCCCGTCCGGAGAATGGGAATAGTCTGTGGCCAGTACCGGGGTGAACTTTCCAGCGATGGGGTCGTAGCGGAGCAGGGTCTCGTACATGTTGTTCATGGCGATGATCTCGTTGGAGAAGCTGTCGCTCGGGTCCCAGAACACCATGACCTCGCTCGAGTTGGCGTAGACCGCGACCTGGGGTTTGGCCGGCTGCTGGGCCGGCTTGCTGCAGGCGGCCAGCAGGGAAACCGCCACAATCGCCACCAGCAGTAGGCCTAACCTACCTTTCCGCCCGTTCATCCCTGTCCCCCCTTTGCTTACACGTGGCCGGGCCCACACCCTGGCCCGGCTCACTCCGGGTGTCCTGTGCTCCCCCGCTCACACGCCCGGGTCCACCGCGTGGGCCGGCTTTCTCCTGGTACCGGGGCAAGTGCCAGTACCGCAGCTCCGGACGGGGCAACACCGCAGCCCGTTTTGGTGGGCGAGTGTTCTGCAGCCGCGCCTGGCATCCTGCCGTACTGGGTCTCCCTTTTGCACCAAAAATGGGTCATTGCTTTGTCCGATATACACAGGAAAATACCACCGGCAGCGCGAAATCACCCTCAGGGGGGAGTGGCCGTGGCCATCAGTGTCATGGAGGCGCTGCGCATAGGCAAGCTGCAGCGGGCCCGCGTCCTGGCAGGCCGCCGGGGGCTGGGCAGGCTCATCGAGCACGTGGACGTCATCGAAATGCCCGAGATCGACCCCTGGGTGCGAGCGAACGTCCTGTACCTGACCAGCTTCTATGCCATCAGGGACAATCTCCGGACCCAGCAGGACCTGATCCGCTACCTGGCCGCGCACGGGGCAGCCGCCATAGCACTGGACACCAAGAGCTACCTCAATGGTGCTCCCCCGCAGGTACTTGAGGTGGCGGAGTCGTGCGACTTTCCCGTCATCGAGATCCCGGAGGACGCCAGCTACATCGACATCATCACCCCGGTGCTGGAAGCGGTGTTCACCCGCAAGCGCAGCCGGGACGATTTCCTGGAAGACCTCCTGGAGGGCAACGTCAAACCCGAGGCGATCCAGCAACGGGCCAGGTACCTGGCCTGGAAGCTGGATGGTAAGCGCACGGTGCTCATCGTTGACCTGGACGACTTCCAATCGTTCTGCCTGTCAGGGCGCCTCTCCGAGCGGGCCATCCAGGAATTGAAGAGCCGTTTTCTCACCGTGGTGGCGGAGACCACCCACAGGACCCTGGCAGGAGAGCACGTGGTGGCTCCCCGCAGCGACAGCGTGGTGATCCTGGCCCAGGTACCGGACGATAACCTGTCCCCCACCTCCGTCTATCCCTGCCCCCTGCCCCCCGCCCCGCGGGCGATCATCGAGGACCTGGCCCTCAGGGTTAAGCAGGCGGCCGCGCGTGTCCTGCCCGGTCTCACTCTTTCGGTGGGGATAGGCCTCTTGTGCAACTGCCCCTCCCAGATCGCAGAAAGCTTTGCAGCCGCCAGAGATGCCCTCAATATCAGCCTCGGGCTGGCGGGAGGCGACCGCATCGTTTTTTATCAGGACCTGGGGATACATCGCCTCTTGCTGAGGATCGGACCGCAGGCGGAACTGGAGCGGTTCGTGAGCGAAGAAATCGGCCCCCTCATCGAACACGACCGCCGCCGGGGCTCCCAGCTTGTGCGCACGCTGGAAGTATTCCTGGACAGCGGATGTCACCTGGAGAGGGCCGCTTCCCGGCTCTACGTCCACCGGAATTCGCTGAAGTACCGCCTTACCCGTATCAAGCAGCTGCTACGGCTGACCAGCCTCGAAGGCGAACGCCTCGCCTCCCTCGCCTTCGCCGTCAAGGCCCATCGCATCCTGACCGAGCGCAACCGGGCCGGTGCCCGATGACCCCGCTGCGAGGCAAGCGGTTACGCCGGCACCCACCCCATCCCGCGCGGAGCCCCCGTGCGGCTTACCGTCAGGCCGCCGATGCGGCAGCCATAGCATCGCCCAGCACACTCAGCCCTTCCTCAAGCTGCTCGTCGCTGATCACCAGCGGCGGCAGGAAGCGCAGCACATTCCCGTAGCGACCCGCCTTGAGCAGGATCAGCCCGTGCTCATAGGCATACTGGATGATGGTCGCCGTCTCCGCCGTAGCCGGCTCCTTCGTCTGCCGGTCCTTCACCAGTTCCATCGCCACCATGGCACCCAGCCCCCGCACGTCACCCACCAGCGGGTAGCGCACCTGCAGGTCACGGCAGAATCCCGCAATGCGCTCTCCCACCTGCTGCGCACGCGCGAGGAAGCCGGGCTCCTCCACGATCTGGAGCACCTTCAGGGCAGCCGCGCAGGCCAGGGGATTGCCACCGTAAGTTCCCCCGATGCCACCCTTGTGCACGGAGTCCATGATCTCGGTCTTGCCAATCACCCCCGCCAGCGGCAAACCCGCCGCAATCGACTTGGCCACCAGCAGGATGTCAGGCTCAATACCCTCATGCTCCACCGCAAACAGCTTCCCCGTACGACCAAAACCCGTCTGCACCTCGTCGGCAACGAACACGATCCCGTACTTCTCACATATCTCCTTCAGCCCCCGCAGGTAGCCCGGAGGTGGCACAATGAATCCACCCTCCCCCTGCACCGGCTCCACCACCAGCGCCGCCACGTTCCGACCGCCCACCCGGTCCTCCAGGGCATCCTCAAACGCCCGCAGGCAGTACAGCCCACAGCCAGGATGCGACCTGCCATAGGCACAACGGTAACAGTACGCATACGGGAACCGGTACACCTCGGGGGCAAAGGGCCCGAACCCGTCCTTGTAGGGCATAAGGTGGCTGGTCAGGGTCATGCCAAGCAGGGTGCGTCCGTGGAAGGCGTCATCGAAGCACACCACCGCCTGCCGGCCCGTGGCCCTCCGGGCAATCTTCACCCCGTTCTCCACCGCCTCCGCCCCGCTGTTGACGAACATGACCTTCTTGGGGCTGGAACCGGGCGCGACATGTGCCAGCGCTTCCGCCAGGTCCACATAGGACGCATACCCCACCACCATAAAGCAGGTGTGAAGAAAACGCCCCGCCTGCTGCCGCACCGCCTCCACCACCGGAGGCGGGCAGTGCCCGGCGTTCACCACCGCGATGCCGCCCGCAAAGTCGATGAACACGTTGCCGTCCACATCTTCCAGCACGGCGCCCGCAGCCCGCTCCACGAACAGGGGCGTAGCCATGGACACCCCCTGCGGGACAAAACGGGCCCGCTTCTGGAGCAACTCCCCGGTGCGGGGTCCCGGTACAGGGGTGCTGATCCGGATGGTGCCCATCCTACATTCCCCCCAGCCCAAGCTGGGCAAGCTTTGCCGGGGTCGGTACCCCGTCCTCGTCCCAGCCACGCAGCCGATAGTACTCGTCCAGCATGGAAGTAAAGACCTCGGGCGGTAGCACCTTGCCCGCAGCAGGCCCCTCCGGGAGCGGCTCGCGCAGGACGCGCCCGGGCAGGTAGTCGTGCTCGCGCCGGAACCCTTCCCGCACGTTGAGCAGCCGGCCCAGGTTCCAGATGCGCTCTCCGGCCAGGCGCAGCTCGCCGGGCGTCACCTCCCGGCCCAGCGCCACCGTGCAGAATCCGGCCATAAGATCCAGGCTCAGCGCCCAGAAGTCACAAAAGATCAGGGAAAACTTGATGGAGTTCTGGTCCTGACCCCGAATCACCAGTTGCGCCTTGCCTTCCCCGGTGAAGGGGTCAAGCCCTCCAAACGCCTCGTCCGCCACCGGCCAGGCCCGCATGTGGCAGGCACCCCGGTCGGCGGTGGCGTAAGCCAGTCCCATCCCCCAGGAGCCCCGCGGTTCGTACCCGGGGAATTCCAGGCCCTTGACCTCCATCGCGAATTCCCTGCCGCCGTACCGCCCGGCCAGGTACCGCACCCCCCGGCCAAGTTCCTTGCCCGCTCCCTCGCCCCGGGCAATGAGCACAGGCGCCCGCAGGTACGACTCCACGTCGCCAAAGCGCAGGCCCAGGTCGACCAGGTCACGCTGCTGAAGTTCCATGGCGAACGCCACCACCCCGCCCGTGGAGATGGTGTCCAGCCCCAGGTCGTCACACAGCCGGTTGAACTCGATGATGGCCTCCAGGTCCCCAATGCCGCAGTTGGAACCGGTCAGGGCGAGGGTCTCGTACTCGGGCCCCTCCACCGCCCCCTCACCCGGCCAGGCCTTCGCTCCGGCATCCGGACGGTTTGCACCCGCGG encodes the following:
- a CDS encoding DUF917 domain-containing protein translates to MRELQWEEVEDLLVGCAVLATGGGGHLESGLALARRCYRQFGPVWMVDLDELADGDLLACPYFVGAVAPAQGGEADTAEAGTPGDGPVSESYEPLVAVRALERFLGHPIAGVVPTELGGGNTAAALAVAWAMGRPVVDADPAGRAVPELYHSTFYLDGVPIAPLALASGSGDVAIVEKVADDFRAEAIARAFAVASGNRAGVADHPVPAAVARQSLLAGTLSRARAVGAALRAARSGGMDPATAAARAGGGMVIFRGAVVADSTFRIAGGLTEGEVAVAGSGPYQGRTLEVTFRNEHMVARLDGTVVATIPDLISLLGEEDGQPVLNPAIPAGREVAVVVFPAPGKWRTARGLEVLGPRYLGLEAAYVPVEELCRCHGLGEMADARMGDADGRLRI
- a CDS encoding PucR family transcriptional regulator ligand-binding domain-containing protein, coding for MAISVMEALRIGKLQRARVLAGRRGLGRLIEHVDVIEMPEIDPWVRANVLYLTSFYAIRDNLRTQQDLIRYLAAHGAAAIALDTKSYLNGAPPQVLEVAESCDFPVIEIPEDASYIDIITPVLEAVFTRKRSRDDFLEDLLEGNVKPEAIQQRARYLAWKLDGKRTVLIVDLDDFQSFCLSGRLSERAIQELKSRFLTVVAETTHRTLAGEHVVAPRSDSVVILAQVPDDNLSPTSVYPCPLPPAPRAIIEDLALRVKQAAARVLPGLTLSVGIGLLCNCPSQIAESFAAARDALNISLGLAGGDRIVFYQDLGIHRLLLRIGPQAELERFVSEEIGPLIEHDRRRGSQLVRTLEVFLDSGCHLERAASRLYVHRNSLKYRLTRIKQLLRLTSLEGERLASLAFAVKAHRILTERNRAGAR
- a CDS encoding ABC transporter substrate-binding protein; translation: MNGRKGRLGLLLVAIVAVSLLAACSKPAQQPAKPQVAVYANSSEVMVFWDPSDSFSNEIIAMNNMYETLLRYDPIAGKFTPVLATDYSHSPDGLEWTFHIRKGVKFHTGNAMDAHAVKYSIERTIQRGKGASFIWDSVDRIEVPDQYTVVFKLKYPAPLDLVVSSGYGAHIFDPQAVKEHGEDWFAAGHEAGTGPYMLESYEKAGDLVLTKFPDYWGGWEGKHFDKVVFKQVTEPTTRRQMIEAGQADYTNQLPLDQIADLQKNPKVKVVVTPSFQNLLGMLNTEKKPLNNPDVRRAISYAVPYRDIISTVMLGYASQARGPVPKGLWGYSEEVPQYTYDPAKARALLDKAGYGKGGLKLTLTYTSGDDQERRVAELMKASFAELGIGLDIRVMNWEQQWELAKNPDPQKRQDIFLFYWWPDYADPYSFLVNLFHSEPEIVFNLSYYKNPEYDRLIEEGRRVSGIDRQQAIAKYVQAQKILVEDAAALFLYDLEYVRPVAASLKGFVDNPAYPHVVWWYDCYREEAK
- a CDS encoding aminopeptidase, with translation MDAGDVMAGARRALQVCLGVKPGEVVAVVCDAPRRELGEAFRLAAREMGAEPVLVLMEVRNRDGEEPPPAVAAAMAHAHVVVMPTTFSLSHTSARREACARGARVASMPGITADMMARVLPADYHLVARRATVLADLLTRAGRARIVSAGGTDVTMSLAGRVGHADTGLYLTPGSFGNLPAGEAYIAPVEGTAEGVVVIDGSLLDERVDQPVRIWLEGGRAVRIEGGRVAAELRRLLEEVGEGAANLAELGIGTNDLATVSGNVLEDEKVLGTVHVAFGDNASMGGHVQVPLHVDGIIMTPTLFLDGEVILRDGVLAGMSGWRERAG
- a CDS encoding aminopeptidase, yielding MGAYEFELSAAAGKLVRESLRVKPGEVVAITADTLSDEEVVRATAAAVLDSGGKPLVLKVATPRGVGKAADPDLPVEALARAVASSRVWVEYNHQWLLYSGVYEHATAANPELRYLCLCGMTADLMVRAIGRVDMAALRRFLEKVRDLTSRATHVRITTPAGTEVSFQNVGPDHSISCDWGDASTPGVWMLAGQVGWSPRLETVEGTIVFDGSLCPPLGILKAPIFLEVREGRIVSITGGPQAEEFRAWLESFRDPNMFRLGHVCYGFNPGARLTGNVLEDERVWGCTEWGIGYMSPIDVPPDGIRAASHCDGICLNSSVWLDGVQILDRGRVVGPELEDLARAARGG
- a CDS encoding DUF917 domain-containing protein, with the protein product MRKLEIQEARDVLDGCALLATGGGGDPSLGWEMVRREHEAGRVFWLASPQELPDDASTCSVYFTGSTAPKSPEASARFARLPRPQEPPAYLAMRALERHLGRPFTALVSIEYGGLNTAVGMAVAARAGIPLLDADAAGRAVPDLQFSTYYLQGLPIYPLALCTDFGEPMVIERVVDDFRAEDLVRAVAVASGGMVATADHPARVGQLRAGGVIPGALTRALAVGRARREAWEAGRDPVEAVVRTGGGELLFRGVVRTDPRWEDREGFLFGEMELEGTGAWAGSRYRIWFKNENIISWKDGHVDVTVPDLICVLRQEDGSPILNPHAPAGTEVAVVGFPAPREWLNERGLGILVPRFFGFDVDWDPGRFARQG
- the gabT gene encoding 4-aminobutyrate--2-oxoglutarate transaminase → MGTIRISTPVPGPRTGELLQKRARFVPQGVSMATPLFVERAAGAVLEDVDGNVFIDFAGGIAVVNAGHCPPPVVEAVRQQAGRFLHTCFMVVGYASYVDLAEALAHVAPGSSPKKVMFVNSGAEAVENGVKIARRATGRQAVVCFDDAFHGRTLLGMTLTSHLMPYKDGFGPFAPEVYRFPYAYCYRCAYGRSHPGCGLYCLRAFEDALEDRVGGRNVAALVVEPVQGEGGFIVPPPGYLRGLKEICEKYGIVFVADEVQTGFGRTGKLFAVEHEGIEPDILLVAKSIAAGLPLAGVIGKTEIMDSVHKGGIGGTYGGNPLACAAALKVLQIVEEPGFLARAQQVGERIAGFCRDLQVRYPLVGDVRGLGAMVAMELVKDRQTKEPATAETATIIQYAYEHGLILLKAGRYGNVLRFLPPLVISDEQLEEGLSVLGDAMAAASAA